A region of the Corynebacterium falsenii genome:
GTTGCGCTGGTCTGCGCTACCAGCTGTACTTCGACGACCGCAGCCTCGACGGCGACCTCGTCGACGAGTACGAGGGCGTGAAGCTCGTGGTTGACCGGATGTCTTCCCCCTACCTGATGGGTGCGAAGATCGACTTTGCCGACACGATCGAGTCTCAAGGTTTCACCATCGATAACCCGAACGCGACGGGTTCCTGCGCCTGCGGCGATTCCTTCTCCTGATCGATCTCCCGATCTTGCTCGCAGCATGGGCTCAGCCCCGCGTATGAGTTCATGATCGAGCCTGCGGTCTGAGGATCGTGCACAAAGGGCCGCTGGCCTCCACGAGTGTGGAGACCAGCGGCCCTTTTGTGGTGTGCCCGACGTGCCGGAGGCGCGTATCGGTGTCGCATGGCGTGGCCAGTGGCGCCAGCGATCAGCTACAGCTCAACGGGGTATTCGCGCTGATCGATCTTCGGGTCGATGCGCTCCTCGACGAAAATGCCGTGCCAAATCATGAACGCGATGATCGTCCACAACCGGCGGGAGTGATCCGGGCCGGACCCGGTGTTCATGGCCACGCGGTGCTCTTCGAGCATCTTCAGCACCTCGGCCTTGTTGTAGATGCCGTCGGTATCCGAATCCTCGATGTTCTGCTTCGCCCAATCGTAGAGCTCCGGCCCAGCGAGCCAGTGGCGCATCGGCACAGGGAAGCCCAGCTTCTTGCGGTGCAGCACATGTGGGGGAACGATGCGCTCCATCGCCTTGCGCAGGGCGTACTTCGTGGTGCCGTGGGAAATTTTCAGATCGTGGGGGAGAGTCTCGGCCACGTCGAAGACCACCTTGTCCAAGAACGGAACGCGTAGCTCCAGGGAGTTGGCCATATTGATCTTGTCGGCCTTGACGAGAATGTCACCGCGCATCCATGTGAACAGGTCAAGGTGCTGCATCCGGGCCACCGGATCCATGTCCTTGGACTTGGCGTAGATGGGGGCGGTCACCTCGCGGTGATCCCACTCTGGACGCACGGTGCGCAGCACCCGTTCCAACTGCTGGTAGTTGAAGGATCGCGCGTTACCGTAGTAGCGATCCTCCATCGGCGTGGTGCCGCGCTGCAGCAGGGACTTGCCGCGCACGCCATCGGGCATGGCGTTGCCCACGGTGGCGAGGACCTTGCGCAGGGGAGAGGGGATCTTCTCGAACGGCGCTAGGCTCAGTGGCTCCTTGTAGATGGTGTAGCCGCCGAACAGTTCATCTGCGCCCTCGCCGGAGAGCACAACCTTGACGTGCTTGCGGGCCTCTGCGGCCACGAAGTGCAGGGGAACCAGGGAGGGATCTGCGACTGGGTCGTCGAGATACCAGATGATCTGCGGGATTGCGGCAGCGTATTCCTCAGGGCTCACGACCTTGACGATGTGTTCCGCGCCGATGGCTGCGGCCGATTCGGCGGCCACATCCACCTCGGAGTAGCCCTCGCGCTCGAAGCCCGTGGTGAAGGTGAGCAGGTTGGGGTTGTGGCGCTTGGCCAAGGCGGCGATAGCAGTGGAGTCGATGCCGCCGGAAAGGAACGAACCCACGGTCACATCAGCGCGCATGTGCTTGGCAACCGAGTCCTCCAGGGCTTCGGCGATGCGCTGGAACACGGCCTCTTCGCCGCCAGCGGGAACCTTCTTGACGGGGAAGCGGGGCTCAAACCACCGCGACTCTTCGATCTGGGATCCGGGGCGCACGAAGCCGTAGCTACCGGACTCGAGGCGGCGGATGGACTTGTGCAAGCTCTCCGGTTCCGGCACGTACTGCAAGTCGGTGTAGTGCTCGATGGCGCGAATATCCAGCGAGGTGTCCAGGCCAATAGCATCGGCCATGGACAGGATGCACTTCTTCTCCGAAGCGAACACGGTGCCAGCCTCGGTCGTGGCGATGTACATCGGCTTAATGCCGAACTGATCGCGAGCGATGAACAGCTGCTTGTCCTGAGAATCCCACACTGCAAAGCCGAACATTCCGCGCAGGTGGTTGACCACGTCCGCGCCCCAGTGGTGGTAGCCCACCACGATGGTTTCGCCGTCGCCTTCAGTATTAAAAGTATAACCTGCATCCTGAAGCTCCTGGCGAAGCTCCACGTAGTTGTAGATCTCGCCGTTGAACGTCAGAGCATAGCGGTTCTCCTGCCCCTCGGGTCCCCACTGCAGCGGCTGGTGTGAGTGGGCGATGTCAATGATCGACAGGCGGTTGAAGCCGAAGACAACATCGTCATCGTGCCAAGTACCGCTATCGTCCGGCCCTCGGTGATGCATGCAGGGAAGAGCATCCTCCACTGCGCTGACATAACGCTCCGCGGCACCATCTGCCGCGATGAATCCAAGCAATCCACACATGCGTGAAGACTTTACGCGCGCCATGCCCCCTCGGGCTAGCTCACTCGCCGGAAGCGGCCCATCCACCCGCGGGAAACGCACCGGCAGCGCCACCAATTCCAGCGTAGCCTGTGAGGTATGGCTAAAACTTTTGCAGATCAACTAGTACAGACATTGGAAAAGCAGGGCGTCAAGCGCATCTTCGGACTCGTGGGTGACAGCTTGAACCCCATCGTGGACGCAGTGCGTCGATCGAACATCGAGTGGATCCACGTGCGCAACGAGGAAGCCGCGGCCTTCGCCGCCGGCGCCGAGTCCCTCGTCACCGACTCCCTCGCCGTGTGCGCAGGCTCCTGTGGGCCGGGTAACACCCACCTCCTCCAGGGCCTCTACGATTCCCACCGCAACGGCGCGAAGGTTCTCGCGCTGGCGTCGCACATCCCCAGCATCCAGATTGGCTCGCAGTTCTTCCAGGAAACCCACCCAGAAAAGATCTTCCAGGAGTGCTCGTCCTACTGCGAGATGGTCAACTCCCCGTCCCAGGGTGCACGTCTGATTCACAACGCCATCCAGTCGACCGTGGGCGGCAACGGCGTATCCGTTCTCGTGATCCCCGGTGACATCTCCTCCCAGGAAGCCGCCGACGAGCGCTTCATCGATGGCGGATACGTCTCCGGCCGTCCCGTCATGTTCCCGGATGCCCGTCAGGCAGCCGAGCTCGCCAACGCCATCAACGAGGCCAAGACCGTCACCTTGTTCTGTGGCGTGGGCGCAAAGGATGCCCGCGAACAAGTCCTCAAGCTTGCCGAGAAGATTAAGTCTCCGGTCGGGCACGCCTTCGGCGGCAAGATGTTCATTCAGTACGACAATCCTTTCGATGTCGGAATGTCTGGACTCCTCGGCTACGGCGCGTGCCGCGATGCGATGTACGACGCCGACCTGCTGATCCTGCTGGGAACCGACTTCCCGTACAACGACTTCCTGCCGGACAACAACGTTGCCCAGGTGGACATCGAACCCATGCACATCGGCCGACGCACCACCGTGCACCACCCAGTTGTCGGCGACGTGGCAGCGGTCATCGAGTCGATCCTCCCGCACGTCGAGGAGAAGACCGATCGGTCGTTCCTTGACAAGCAGCTACGCAACCACGAGCGCGCCATGAAGGGTGTCGTGGACGTCTACTCCGAGAACGTCGAGAAGATGAAGCCCATCCACCCCGAGTATGTCGCGGACATCATCGATGGTTTGGCCGACGACGACGCCATCTTCACCGTGGACACGGGCATGTGCAACGTCTGGGGAGCGCGCTACATCACGCCGAACGGCAAGCGCCAGGAAATCGGTTCCTTCCGCCACGGCACCATGGCCAACGCCCTGCCGCACGCCATCGGCGCGCAGGCGGCTGCTCCCGACCGCCAAGTGATCAGCTTCTGCGGCGATGGCGGACTGGGCATGCTCATGGGAGAGCTGCTCACGGTCAAGCTCCACAACCTGCCGATCAAGGCTGTGGTCTTTAATAACTCCTCGTTGGGCATGGTCAAGCTCGAGATGCTCGTCGAAGGCCTCCAGGAGTTCCAAACCGATCACGACGAGGTGAACTACGCCAAGATCGCGGAGGCCGTGGGAATCACCGCGATCCGTATCGAAAACCCGGAGGATGTCGAGGACGGCATCCGCAGGGCTCTGGCTACGCCTGGTCCGGTGCTCGTCGACGTTGTGACCGACCCGAATGCCCTGAGCCTTCCCCCGAATATCACCTGGGAAATGATGATGGGCTTCTCCAAGGCCGCCACCAAGACGGTGTTCTCCGGTGGCGTGGGTCGCATGCTCAACCTGGCGAAGTCCAACCTTCGCAATTTGGGCGCAGCCGGCACCATCGAAACGAACAAGATCTAGAGATGTGAAGCACACTGGGGGAGGGGCGGGACTGGTGGCGTCGAAAAACCAAAGGTCGAAGACCGGCGCCACCTAACCCGTGTGGGGGCAACGGGGAGGGGCACCACACCCGAAAAGGGAAATTCCAGCGGTGTGATGGTGGCAGGAAGCTGCCAATGGTCTAGAGTTCTAGTGTGAAGTGGTTTAGAGCCAGAGGCTATGAACGCACTGCAGGTTCACAGCTCTCTTTAAGAACCTCAAGGCGCTAGACCAAATGACGTGTGAACGAGGAAGGCAAACTCGCGTGAAACAGCGAAATAATCACGGTTTGACTCGCCGTATTGGCCTCGCAGGTCTTCTGGGCCTCAGTGGTCTCGTGCTGACCGGTTGTAACGTTGCCCCGCCGGATAACGGCTTCTTCCACGCCCTGCGTATGGGCTGGCCGACGGGCATCACCCCGGAAAGTAAAGAAATGGGCAACCTGTGGGTGTGGGTCTGGGTGACCGCCTGGATCGTCGGCATCGTCATGTGGGGCCTGCTGTTCCTGAACATGGGCCGCAACAGCGCAAAGCGCCAGGCAAAGAAGGGCAACACTGAGGAATTCCCGCGTCAGACCGGCTACAACGTGCCGCTGGAGCTGGTTCTCACCACGCTGCCCGTGCTGATCATCATGGGTCTGTTCTTCTTCAACGTGCAGGCTCAGGACAGCGCTACTGCTCTGGACAAGGATCCCAAGGTTCGCGTTGATGCGACCGGCTTCCAGTGGAACTGGAAGTTCGGCTACGGCATGATCAGCAGCGACGTCCTCGGCCAGAACTACGACGGAACTGACCAGGCAGCTCAGAAGCAGGCCGAAGATTCCAAGTACCCCAAGGAGGGCGTGGACTCCCACGGCCACGAGATCGTTGGTCCCGTCCACGGTCGCTCGGAAGATGACTACTCTTACCTGAACTTCGACAAGATCGAGACCGTTGGCACCACCGAGGAGATCCCGGTTCTGGTTCTGCCGACCAACACCGCGATCGAGTTCAACCTCGCATCTGCGGACGTTGTTCACTCCTTCTGGATCCCCGAGTTCCTGTTCAAGCGCGACGTGTTCCCGCACCCCGACCAGAACAAGTCCGAGCGTCGCTTCCAGATCGAGCAGATCAACCAGGAAGGCGCATTCGTGGGCCGCTGTGCTGAGATGTGCGGTACCTACCACTCCATGATGAACTTCGAGCTGCGTGCTGTGAGCCCGGAGAAGTTCAAGGAGTACATCCAGTTCCGCGAGGCTAACCCCCAGGCTCCGAACTCTGATGCTCTCAAGAAGATCGGCGAGGCCCCCTACGCGGTGACCACGCACCCGTTCAAGACGGACCGCACCGGTACCCGCTCCTTCAACGACAACTACAAGGATCCAAACGCCGCCTAGGGTAGGCAGAAAGAGAAGACTCCAATGACTTCTGGCGCAAAACTCTTCTACGCAGTTGGCACCTTCCTCGCGTCGGCCACGGTGCTGTACATCTTGGCGACGATCTACCTGAAGGACTCCGCCAACCTCATCGGACTCGAGTGGGCCGGTGCCACCGGCCTGGTCATGTCCACCCTGTTGGCCTTCATGCTGGCGGGCTACCTGCACCTAACCGACAACAAGACTGACATCAGCCCGGCCGACTGGGAAGAGGCCGAGATCGAAGACGGAGCTGGCGTGCTCGGCTTCTTCTCCGCAAGCTCCATCTGGCCGTTCGTGATGACCGTCGCCATCGTGCTCTTGGGCGCCGGCATCGCGTGGTGGCACTACTGGCTAATCGTCATGGGCGCGGTGATCCTGATCTGGGCCGCAACCATGCTGAACCTGCAGTACGGCGCTCCGCCGGAGAAGCACTAGTTATCGAAGCTCTAATTACCAGAGCTCCGGCTTAAGCCCACGAGAAAGCCGCCCTCCTATCACACGGGGAGGGCGGCTTTCGCCATGCCTTAGTTGTCCAGAGTGATCTGGGACTTGATGTCACTCACCCAGAATGGCGCTCAGCTGTGCGCCGGCTGCACCAGATTCCAGAGCTTCCCGAGCGACTTGCACATTGCGCCGCAAGCTTTCATGGAAGCCTTGTTCCTCCCATCCATGGTATGCGGTGAGCGCTCCGGCGGCGTTAATCAGCACAGCATCCTTGATGGCCCCGTCGATCTCATTCGCCATGAGCTTGCGGGCAACATCTGCGTTGTAAGCCGCATCGCCACCTGCCAGCGATCCCTCAGGGTGGAAGTCGAGGCCGACGCTGCGTGGGTTGATGATCTCTTCGCCAGTCACGCCTTCGGAATTGACGGTGACAACCTCCGTGGGAGTGCATACCGAAATCTCATCCATGCCGTCCATGCCACGAACAACGAGCACCCGACTTCCCTGGTGAGCGAAGGCGCCACCCATGATCGGCATGAACTCCTTGAATGCACATCCAATGAGTCCGTATTTCGGAGATGCGGGGTTAGTCATGGGGCCGAGGAGGTTAAAGAGCGTGGGCACCCCGAGTTCGGAGCGGACAGGCCCAGCGAAGCGCATTGCCGGGTGATAGGTCTTGGCGTACATGAACGCAAACTTGGATGCCTCTAGATCCTTCACGACGTCCTCAGGCGACCGCTCGATGTCGAGCCCGAGCGCTTCGAGCATGTCGGCACCGCCGCACCTGGATGATGCTGCTCGATTGCCGTGCTTGACTACCGGAATTCCCGTAGCGGCGACGACGAAAGAAGCCATCGTCGAGATATTGACCGTATGGTGGCCATCGCCCCCTGTACCAACGATGTCTACACAATTGTTATTGTCCAGGACTACGTTCGTGGCAAAGCTTCGCATGGTCGAGGCAGCGGCGGCGAGCTCGGCTGCCGTGATTCCACGTACTCGCAGGCCGAATGCGAAGGCCGCGATTTGTGCATCCGTAGCGCGGGCGTCCATGATCTCCTGCATGGCCCACTGGACCTGGCTCTCGCTGAGCTCTTCACCGCGGCCAAGACGGCCGAGAACTCCCGGCCAGGTGAAATAGGACTCCGGTAGTTGAGATGAGCGCAGGGATTGGGCAGTAGGGGACATGCAGTTCTTCCTTCCGGTGTTGTTCTTGGCTGATGTGGGCTGTGAGATCTCATCGGCGAGAAACTCAATGCGCTTTTAAGGTTAGTCGCAGGAGCCGGAGCCTCGACGCTGAGAGCGGCTAACACGAATCTGGGATGTCGATCACCCCCGGAGCGGGGCAGATTGCACAGGGGGCTTGACTAATGATGCAGTTGACCTCGTGATTTTTCGGCCGTCGTTTGGAAGGGGCAAAAAGTTCCCGTTAGCCCCTATCGGGGGAGACTGCCAGGTTGTTCCAATGTTTTACCTGCGATTTTCCAGCTGCTTAAAAGAAAGAGTGCGTGGTGAATCGACTCTGAGCACAGGAACGGCCATACTTATAGGCGTGACGAGCGCAGTTGAAAACCCAGGTATGGCAGCACCACAACGTGTTGCGACACTGAACCGACCCAACATGGTCAGTGTCGGCACGATTGTGTTCCTGTCTCAGGAATTGATGTTCTTTGCTGGTCTGTTCGCGATGTACTTCGTGTCCAAGGCCAACTCCGGAGGAAATTGGCCTTCGGAGCCCACTGAGCTGAATGTGCCCTACGCGGCAGTGGTCACCGTTATTCTGGTGAGCTCTTCATTCACGGCTCAGATGGGCGTGTTTGCGGCGGAAAGGGGTGATGTCTTCGGTCTCCGCAAGTGGTACGCCATCTCAGCATTGCTGGGCTTCATCTTCCTGCTCGGTCAGGGAAATGAGTACCGCAACCTTGTTTCAGAGGGCACCACGATCGCTTCCTCCGTTTACGGATCGGTCTTCTACATCACAACCGGATTCCACGGCGCCCACGTCCTTGCTGGCGTGATCGCCTTCCTGGTTGTCCTGCTGAGGACTGTGAAGTCGAAGTTCACGCCCGCCCAGGCAACCGCAGCCGTCGTGGTGTCTTACTACTGGCACTTCGTCGACGTGGTCTGGATTGGCCTCTTCATCACGATTTACTTCATCCAGTAGGCCGTACAGGCCGATCCCCTGAGTCGGCCTACAGCCCATCGCACTTCCACAGACGAAATAAAAGGGAACAAGATGGATACCAACTCCACTAAAGCAGACGCTAGCCAGGTGACTAGCGGCGAAAAGGTCAGTGTCGCCAAGGCACGCCGTCGCCGCAAGTTGCGCAAGACGCTGGCCGGCGCACTGGCGCTAGTCTTCGCCCTGACCGGCGCGGGCTTCATCGCCAACGCGCTTACCCCGGATCCGCAGAATGCAGTAGCCGAGCAGGATACTTCGGCACTCATCACCGAGGGTAAGCAGATCTACGACGTTGCTTGCATCACCTGCCACGGCTCCAACCTGCAGGGTGTCAAGGACCGCGGTCCTTCTCTGATCGGTGTCGGTGAGGGCGCCGTGTACTTCCAGGTTCACTCCGGTCGTATGCCCCTGGTGCGAAACGAGTCTCAGGCTCACCGTAAGCCCCCGCGCTACAACGAGCAGCAGACCCTGGCTCTCGCCGCTTACGTCAACGCCAACGGTGGTGGCCCCGGTCTGGTTCGCGACAGCAACGGCCAGTTGGCAATGGAATCGCTTCGCGGTGCCAACTACAAGGACGGAAAGATCAACCCTGCGGACGTTGCCCGTGGTTCTGATCTCTTCCGACTGAACTGCGCATCCTGCCACAACTTCACTGGTCGTGGCGGCGCGCTGTCGAGTGGTAAGTACGCACCGGTACTGGATCCTGCTAACGAGCAGGAGATCTACCAGGCCATGCTGACCGGTCCTGAGAACATGCCTCGCTTCTCTGACCGCCAGCTGACGGCTGATGAAAAGAAGGACATTATTGCTTTCATCAAGTCCTCCAAGGAGACCCCGTCCCAGGGTGGTTGGTCCCTCGGCGGCATCGGTCCGGTGACTGAGGGCATGATGATGTGGTTCGTAGGAATCGTGATCATGATCGCCTTCGCTATGTGGATTGGATCCCGTTCATGAGTGACAAGAAGCGTGATTACAGCAAAGAAGAGCTCTCAAAGATGAGCAACGACGAGCTCGCTCGCCTCGGCACCGAGCTCGACGGGGTGACGGTTGCGTACCGCAAGGAACGTTTCCCGGTAGCTAATGACCCGGCTGAAAAGCGGGCAAGCCGCCACGTCGGCATCTGGCTCGTGCTCGCCGTGGTGTTCGCAGTTGCCTTCATCGGCATCTACCTCTTCTACCCGTGGCAGTACAAGCACCTGGGCCAGGAAGGCCTGTGGACTTACTCCCTGTACACCCCGTTGCTGGGTGTTACCGCAGGCCTCGGTATCGTCAGCCTCGGCATCGGCATCATCGTTTACACGAAGAGCTTCATTCCCGAAGAGATCTCCGTGCAGACTCGTCACGATGGTCCGTCCGACGAAGTTGACCGCCGCACCCTCGTGGCCCTCCTCAACGACTCGTGGAAGACCTCGACCCTTGGGCGTCGCCCCATGCTGAAGGGCCTCGCTGGTACCGGCGCCGTCCTGGCTGGTCTCGTTATTGCTCTCCCGCTGGGTGGCATCATCAAGAACCCCTGGAAGGCCAAGGCCATGGGCATTCAGGGCGACGGCACCCTGTGGACCACCGGTTGGACCTTGGTTTCTGAGGGCCAGAAGGTGTACCTCGGTCGCGACACTGGCGCCATCGCTGAGATGGAGAACGGCCACTACAACACCGAGGGCGTTTCTCGCCTGACCCGTGTTCGTCCCGAGGACCTGGATGCCGGCGCAATGGAAACCGTCTTCCCCCTGCCGGAGGAGATGGTCAACGATGGCGAGCTGTACTCTCCGAAGCGCAACGTTTACGAAGAGCACATGCACTCCATCCACGGTTCCCGTAACGCTGTCATGCTGATTCGTCTCCGCGAGGCTGACGCACGCAAGGCAGTTCCCCGTCAGGGTCAAGAGACCTTCCACTACGGCGAATACTTCGCCTACTCGAAGATCTGTACTCACATTGGTTGCCCGACCTCCCTGTACGAGCAGCAGACCAACCGTATTCTGTGCCCGTGCCACCAGTCGCAGTTCGATGTGATGCAGTACTGCAAGCCCATCTTCGGCCCCGCTGCTCGTGCTCTTCCGCAGCTTCCGATCTCCGTAGACGAAGATGGATACCTATTCGCCGATGGTGACTTCATCGAGCCTGTCGGCCCGGCATTCTGGGAGCGTCGTTCATGAGTAATAAGACACAGAGCCGCATGGCACATGCGGCCAACAACATCGACGAGCGGTACACCGCTTCTGGTCTGATCCGACCGCAGATCAACAAGGTATTCCCGACCCACTGGTCCTTCATGCTCGGTGAGATCGCGCTGTATTCCTTCGTGATCCTCATTCTGTCCGGTGTGTATCTCACCCTCTTCTTCGACCCCTCCATGTCGAAGGTGATCTACGACGGCGCTTACGCCCCGCTGAACGGCGTGGAGATGTCCGCCGCATACAAGACGGCACTGAACCTCTCCTTTGAGGTTCGTGGCGGCCTGTTCATCCGCCAGGTGCACCACTGGGCTGCACTGCTGTTTGCAGTGTCGATCATGGTTCACATGTTCCGCATCTTCTTCACCGGTGCGTTCCGCAAGCCGCGTGAGGCTAACTGGGTGATCGGTAGCGTGCTGCTGCTGCTGTCCGTGGCTGAGGGCTTCATGGGCTACTCCCTGCCTGACGACCTGCTGTCTGGCGTTGGTCTGCGAATCATGTCCGCGATCATCATCGGCCTGCCGATCATCGGTACGTGGCTGCACTGGATCATGTTCGCTGGCGATTTCCCCGGCGATATCATCATCCCGCGTCTGTACATCGCACACGTCCTCATTATCCCCGGCATCCTGCTTGCTCTTATCGCGGCCCACCTCGCTCTGGTCTGGTACCAGAAGCACACCCAGTTCCCTGGACCGGGTCGCACCGAGAACAACGTCGTGGGTGTTCGAATCCTGCCGATCTTTGGCGTGAAGGCCGCTTCCTTCGGTCTCATCACCTTCGGTGTCATCGCCTTCATGGCAGGCGCATTCCAGATCAACGCAATCTGGAACCTGGGACCCTACAACCCGTCTCAGGTCTCTGCAGGTTCTCAGCCTGATATCTACATGCTGTGGACTGACGGTGCTGCTCGTGTCATGCCGGCTTGGGAGCTGTACTTCGGTAACCACACCATCCCCGCAGTGTTCTGGGTAGCCTTGCTGCTCGGCCTGCTGGTGGTCCTATTGTTCACCTACCCCTGGATTGAGCAGAAGCTGACCGGCGACCAAGCTCACCACAATCTGCTGCAGCGTCCGCGCGACGTTCCAGTGCGTACCGCTGTGGGCGTCATGGCTATCGTGTTCTACGTCCTTTTGACGATCTCCGGTGGTAACGACCTCATCGCCTACCACTTCACGATCTCGCTGAACGCCATGACCTGGTTCGGTCGTATCGGCCTGGTCCTCGGCCCGCCGATTGCGTACTTCATTACCTACCACCTGTGCGTTGCCCTGCAGCGTAACGACCGTGAGGTTCTGGAACACGGCATTGAGACCGGCACCATCCGTCAGCTGCCCTCCGGCGAGTTTATCGAGGTGCACCAGCCGCTGGGACCGGTCGACGAGCACGGCCACCCGATTCCGCTGGAGTACCAGGGTGCAGAGGTGCCGAAGACGATGAACGCTCTGGGTGCCGCCGGACAGCCCGGTCGCGGTTCCTTCTTCCGTCCCGATCCCGAGGACATCGCGGAGAAGGTCGAGCGCATCGAGCACCGCAACCATGTTGAGCAGAAGGAGATGTACGAGCGTCTCACCGAGTTCAACCGCAAGAAGGATCAAGAAGAGCTCGATAAGTAGCTCTCTGCTCCGACATGAAGAATCCCGCCAGGTTCATCCTGGCGGGATTCTTCATGTCTATAGATGATTCTGCTTAGGGACTGCAGTTTGGCATCGCGTCGGACGCAGAAGGGTCCCTAGATTGAGCAGAAGGTGGCCGTGGCCGGACATTACGCTGGACATTACACAGACGGTGTCTACATCTCGCTGAGCCTCTGGAGTACTTCCAGAGTGGCGGTCGCATCACTTTCCGCCCGGTGCAGCGGGCGGTGCGGTGTATCTAGATACGCAGCGACATTGGCGAGTCTGTATCGACCCACAGCCTGTCTGGGGATCATGACGCGGGACAAGGCCGCGGTACACAGTAAACGGGGGATATAGGGCGGGAGAGTCTCGGAGTGCGGTTCACCCGCTTGGAATTCGTCTCCGTGGGGCTCGTACTCAGCCCTGAGGAATTCCCTGTGAAGAAAAGTCAGATCGAAAGCCACGTTATGGCCGATGAGTGGGGGAGGAGTAGCTGCATCCCCATCCGTAAGGAAGTCGTGCAGTTCGACGGCGACGTCCCGAAATGCGGGGCTGCCCGCAACATGACCGTCTGAGAGCCCGGTGAGATCCGTGATCTCGTCCGGGATAGATATTTCTGGATTGATGAGAGTATGAAACGATTGGTCCACAAGGCCCTGGCTAACAGAAAGCGCAGCGATCTCGATAATCCTGTCCTGCGCTGGGTCTAATCCAGTAGTCTCAACATCCACCACCATGCAGCGTCGTAGAGCCTGCGTGGGGTCCAAACGATCTCCTGAAGTCACGTCTAACACCCTACTTCCGCTGCATTTCGGAGCGGTAACGGACCGATAACGCCAAGTTTGTGACAAACCTCACACGCGCCTCTCTGCTGTGGCGATCGCTCGGTGGATTCTCCGACCATAGCCCTTCAGGGTGCCGCTTATGTGCTGGTCAAACGCTTGAGCGGCTGCCTTTTTCGGGACGTGTGGGTTTTCTCGCAAAACGGCCACGACTTGATAACGAAACGATATCGAAGCCCAATCATCAACTTTTTCGGCGTTTGGCTAGACACGAGTTGCAACAATTTCGTAATCTTTTTGAGACCTTAGCGGTGAACGAAACAAAACAAACGCTTTGGCACCGCACCGCGGTAGTGGCGATAACTACCGGCGAGGGAGAAATTCTCCCAGACAACGGATCGAAAGGTAAGACAGGCTCTATGGGCAAGCACAACGTGAAGAAGAACAACACCCCGCGCAACGCTGCAGTGATCGCTGCCGTGGGTGTGGGCGCCGCACTGGTGAACCCCGCTGTTGCAAGCGCTACTCCGGTTACGCACGAGCAGACCGGAATCACCGTCGACGTGCCGAACGAAGTTCTGCCTCACGTCAAGTCCTACTTCAACCAGGCTGGCATCGTCGAGCAGGCCACCGCTGCCGTCAACCAGGGCCTCGACGCCGCTGGTGCTCCGGCTGCCGCTCCGATCACCTCCATCGGCCAGGCCATCGCTGACACCGCAAAGAGCAAGATCGGTAGCCCCTACGCATGGGGTGCCGCTGGCCCCAACGCCTTCGACTGCTCCGGCCTGACCTCCTGGG
Encoded here:
- a CDS encoding pyruvate dehydrogenase, whose translation is MAKTFADQLVQTLEKQGVKRIFGLVGDSLNPIVDAVRRSNIEWIHVRNEEAAAFAAGAESLVTDSLAVCAGSCGPGNTHLLQGLYDSHRNGAKVLALASHIPSIQIGSQFFQETHPEKIFQECSSYCEMVNSPSQGARLIHNAIQSTVGGNGVSVLVIPGDISSQEAADERFIDGGYVSGRPVMFPDARQAAELANAINEAKTVTLFCGVGAKDAREQVLKLAEKIKSPVGHAFGGKMFIQYDNPFDVGMSGLLGYGACRDAMYDADLLILLGTDFPYNDFLPDNNVAQVDIEPMHIGRRTTVHHPVVGDVAAVIESILPHVEEKTDRSFLDKQLRNHERAMKGVVDVYSENVEKMKPIHPEYVADIIDGLADDDAIFTVDTGMCNVWGARYITPNGKRQEIGSFRHGTMANALPHAIGAQAAAPDRQVISFCGDGGLGMLMGELLTVKLHNLPIKAVVFNNSSLGMVKLEMLVEGLQEFQTDHDEVNYAKIAEAVGITAIRIENPEDVEDGIRRALATPGPVLVDVVTDPNALSLPPNITWEMMMGFSKAATKTVFSGGVGRMLNLAKSNLRNLGAAGTIETNKI
- the erpA gene encoding iron-sulfur cluster insertion protein ErpA; amino-acid sequence: MTAPEKVTGVELTDAAAAKASALLAQEGRDDLALRIAVQPGGCAGLRYQLYFDDRSLDGDLVDEYEGVKLVVDRMSSPYLMGAKIDFADTIESQGFTIDNPNATGSCACGDSFS
- the asnB gene encoding asparagine synthase (glutamine-hydrolyzing); translation: MCGLLGFIAADGAAERYVSAVEDALPCMHHRGPDDSGTWHDDDVVFGFNRLSIIDIAHSHQPLQWGPEGQENRYALTFNGEIYNYVELRQELQDAGYTFNTEGDGETIVVGYHHWGADVVNHLRGMFGFAVWDSQDKQLFIARDQFGIKPMYIATTEAGTVFASEKKCILSMADAIGLDTSLDIRAIEHYTDLQYVPEPESLHKSIRRLESGSYGFVRPGSQIEESRWFEPRFPVKKVPAGGEEAVFQRIAEALEDSVAKHMRADVTVGSFLSGGIDSTAIAALAKRHNPNLLTFTTGFEREGYSEVDVAAESAAAIGAEHIVKVVSPEEYAAAIPQIIWYLDDPVADPSLVPLHFVAAEARKHVKVVLSGEGADELFGGYTIYKEPLSLAPFEKIPSPLRKVLATVGNAMPDGVRGKSLLQRGTTPMEDRYYGNARSFNYQQLERVLRTVRPEWDHREVTAPIYAKSKDMDPVARMQHLDLFTWMRGDILVKADKINMANSLELRVPFLDKVVFDVAETLPHDLKISHGTTKYALRKAMERIVPPHVLHRKKLGFPVPMRHWLAGPELYDWAKQNIEDSDTDGIYNKAEVLKMLEEHRVAMNTGSGPDHSRRLWTIIAFMIWHGIFVEERIDPKIDQREYPVEL
- the ctaF gene encoding aa3-type cytochrome oxidase subunit IV, giving the protein MTSGAKLFYAVGTFLASATVLYILATIYLKDSANLIGLEWAGATGLVMSTLLAFMLAGYLHLTDNKTDISPADWEEAEIEDGAGVLGFFSASSIWPFVMTVAIVLLGAGIAWWHYWLIVMGAVILIWAATMLNLQYGAPPEKH
- the ctaC gene encoding aa3-type cytochrome oxidase subunit II → MKQRNNHGLTRRIGLAGLLGLSGLVLTGCNVAPPDNGFFHALRMGWPTGITPESKEMGNLWVWVWVTAWIVGIVMWGLLFLNMGRNSAKRQAKKGNTEEFPRQTGYNVPLELVLTTLPVLIIMGLFFFNVQAQDSATALDKDPKVRVDATGFQWNWKFGYGMISSDVLGQNYDGTDQAAQKQAEDSKYPKEGVDSHGHEIVGPVHGRSEDDYSYLNFDKIETVGTTEEIPVLVLPTNTAIEFNLASADVVHSFWIPEFLFKRDVFPHPDQNKSERRFQIEQINQEGAFVGRCAEMCGTYHSMMNFELRAVSPEKFKEYIQFREANPQAPNSDALKKIGEAPYAVTTHPFKTDRTGTRSFNDNYKDPNAA